A stretch of the Corynebacterium maris DSM 45190 genome encodes the following:
- a CDS encoding sigma-70 family RNA polymerase sigma factor, producing MAEPAARPQITPAERARRRQLFADFNDAERAENRELPDESDMDLVADFLSGDVSAFSTIVERHRARLLWVARRYTAGNEDDAEDILQDALFKASRNLDSYRAEATLSTWLHRLVMNAGYDFRNHRFRREISTLDQDDAAHDYQDRLAHDPHSEHETAMMLRAALETLRPEQRTALLAVDGAGYTVTSVAESEGVQPGTIKSRRARGRVALADALAALGDGAAVQ from the coding sequence ATGGCCGAACCAGCTGCGCGACCGCAGATCACACCCGCAGAACGTGCCCGCAGACGACAATTATTCGCCGACTTCAACGACGCCGAACGCGCCGAGAACCGGGAACTTCCCGACGAGTCCGACATGGACCTCGTCGCAGACTTCCTCAGCGGCGACGTCAGCGCGTTTTCCACCATCGTGGAACGCCACCGCGCCCGCCTGTTGTGGGTGGCCCGCCGCTACACCGCGGGCAACGAGGACGACGCCGAGGACATTCTGCAGGACGCGTTGTTCAAGGCCTCCCGCAACCTGGACTCCTACCGGGCGGAGGCCACCTTGAGCACGTGGTTGCACCGACTCGTCATGAACGCCGGCTATGACTTCCGCAACCACCGCTTCCGGCGGGAAATCTCCACGTTGGACCAGGATGACGCGGCACATGATTACCAGGACCGGTTGGCCCACGACCCGCACTCCGAGCACGAGACGGCGATGATGCTGCGCGCGGCGCTGGAGACGCTGCGCCCGGAGCAGCGCACCGCGTTGCTCGCCGTGGACGGGGCCGGGTACACGGTCACCTCCGTCGCGGAGTCGGAGGGCGTGCAGCCCGGCACCATCAAGTCCCGCCGGGCGCGGGGGCGGGTGGCGCTGGCCGACGCGTTGGCCGCTCTCGGAGACGGGGCCGCTGTGCAGTGA
- the trxB gene encoding thioredoxin-disulfide reductase, which produces MSDAIHEVAIIGSGPAGYTAALYAARAELKPIVFEGYEYGGELMNTTEVENYPGFQKGIMGPELMEEMRSQAIRFGADLRMELVDRVDLSGEMKKIYVGDEEYQARSVILATGSAPRHLGVPGEQQLTGRGVSYCATCDGFFFKGQHIAVVGGGDTAMTDALFLTKFAEKVTVIHRREEFRASQIMLDRAKQNEKIELVTNKVVDSVEENDGKVGGLKLRDTTTDEISELDVSAMFVAIGHDPRSTFLDGQLTLDENGYVEVEQPSTVTSVAGVFAAGDLVDDHYQQAVTAAGSGCKAALDAEAYLTELDA; this is translated from the coding sequence ATGTCCGACGCCATCCACGAGGTCGCCATCATCGGATCCGGCCCGGCCGGTTACACCGCCGCCCTGTACGCCGCCCGCGCTGAGCTCAAGCCCATCGTCTTCGAGGGCTACGAGTACGGCGGCGAGCTGATGAACACCACCGAGGTGGAGAACTACCCGGGCTTCCAGAAGGGCATCATGGGCCCGGAGCTCATGGAGGAGATGCGTTCGCAGGCCATCCGCTTCGGCGCCGACCTGCGCATGGAGCTCGTCGACCGCGTCGACCTCTCCGGCGAGATGAAGAAGATCTACGTCGGCGACGAGGAGTACCAGGCCCGTTCCGTCATCCTGGCCACCGGTTCCGCGCCGCGGCACCTAGGCGTGCCGGGCGAGCAGCAGCTGACCGGCCGCGGCGTGTCCTACTGCGCCACCTGTGACGGCTTCTTCTTCAAGGGCCAGCACATCGCCGTCGTCGGCGGCGGCGACACCGCCATGACCGACGCGTTGTTCCTGACGAAGTTCGCGGAGAAGGTCACCGTCATCCACCGCCGCGAAGAATTCCGCGCCTCCCAGATCATGCTGGATCGCGCGAAGCAGAACGAGAAAATCGAGCTGGTGACCAACAAGGTCGTCGACTCGGTGGAGGAGAACGACGGCAAGGTCGGCGGCCTGAAGTTGCGCGACACCACCACCGACGAGATCTCCGAGCTGGACGTCTCCGCGATGTTCGTCGCCATCGGCCACGACCCGCGTTCGACTTTCCTCGACGGCCAGCTGACGCTCGACGAGAACGGTTACGTCGAGGTCGAGCAGCCGTCCACCGTCACCAGCGTGGCGGGCGTCTTCGCCGCCGGCGACTTGGTGGACGACCACTACCAGCAGGCCGTGACCGCCGCCGGCTCCGGCTGCAAGGCCGCGCTGGACGCCGAGGCCTACCTCACCGAGCTCGACGCGTAG